The genomic DNA TGGATCAATGACGCGATTGCCAAAATACTCAAGGCTCCGGCCCAATCGAATTCGGTGGAGCAAGAATGAAAGTCATTAAATCAGGCGGACATCGACTCTTTGAGAACGATCCGGAAACTTCACGAGTTGTCTCAGAGATGTTGCTCGATTTAGAGCGTAACGGTCTGGAAGCCGTTCGCAAATACAGCCAGCAGTTTGATGATTGGAATCCGGATAGCTTTGAGCTGACCGAAGTACAAATTGAAGATGCTATCAATTCGCTGCCACAGCAGGTGATCGAAGACACCGAGTACTGCCAGACGAATGTTCGTAGTTTTGCCCAAGCACAACTCTCGACATTGCTGCCACTAGAAGTCGAGATTCGGCCGGGAGTAACGCTCGGACACAAGCATATTCCCGTGCGCGCGATAGGTAGCTATATTCCCGGCGGCCGTTATCCGATGTTCGGCTCGGCCCAGATGAGCATCATTCCGGCCAAGGTCGCCGGTGTAAAAACCGTGGTCGCTGCCACGCCGCCCGTGAAAGGAGTCGGCTACTTCCCGGCCACCATCAATGCGATGAAGAAAGCCGGCGCCGACCGTATCTTTATCGTCGGCGGTGTGCCGGCGATGGCGTTGATGGCCTTTGGCCTGGGCGGCTGCGAGCCAGTTGATGTACTCTGCGGCGCCGGCAACAAGTTTGTGGCCGAAGCTAAGCGGCAGCTCTTTGGCCGTTGTGGCATCG from Pirellulales bacterium includes the following:
- the hisD gene encoding histidinol dehydrogenase, coding for MKVIKSGGHRLFENDPETSRVVSEMLLDLERNGLEAVRKYSQQFDDWNPDSFELTEVQIEDAINSLPQQVIEDTEYCQTNVRSFAQAQLSTLLPLEVEIRPGVTLGHKHIPVRAIGSYIPGGRYPMFGSAQMSIIPAKVAGVKTVVAATPPVKGVGYFPATINAMKKAGADRIFIVGGVPAMALMAFGLGGCEPVDVLCGAGNKFVAEAKRQLFGRCGIDLLAGPTEILVIADDSADPALVACDLLGQAEHDPNSGVCLITLSESFARETLAEVEKQLAVLPTREIAALSWRDNGIIYAADSPDEAIALSDDYAPEHLELHVADKGYYTDRLTNYGSLFIGEETTVAYGDKSIGTNHILPTSRAARYTGGVWVGKFLKTCTYQKMSPAASREVGAVTERQCNVERMLAHAITARVRVDRFAAAT